One region of Solanum pennellii chromosome 6, SPENNV200 genomic DNA includes:
- the LOC107022115 gene encoding uncharacterized protein LOC107022115 yields MAAPFNLEEGRSSTRPPRFNGHFYSWWKFRMHDFLMAEDSELWDIVLDGPFIPMIEEKDGQKTRLVPKPRKKYDEADRKKIEKGYKVKTLLVCGIEPDEFNRVSACEPAKEIWDFLKTAHEGTEQVKESKIDMLTSLYENFKMKEGEIIHEMFTKLSSITNELRSLGEPISMSKQVRKVLRILPKSWESKVDAITEAKDLKVLTMDAFIGNLKTHEMNRNHDLSKKEVKKDKSLMLISKSEEDSGDDDMAYLINRFQKIVRKNKRECPLLKTENKEYQKPRGDKENRRDLVLSKSDRKAAADYVVKKALAAWGDSSSDSEDPDEPNDVSMVVVHEEETIFNEITLANVMIVSVIELTSERDIMNAELDSLTENKVKLEEKMLKMEDKMASLESDNTELKKQLSQINEEAEKLNGRSNGLQVETEEKLKTTEINLGLALEKSNNLEKDIAKLKEELEKSLKWTKSSKLLSSVINQSNFNKKGLGSLNITPPFNPHSKYVFVSDNLLCLHCGKNGHLKKECTGWRKSHERLFNYTEKQRVSNERPGPPKQVSTKRFSKKKFVSGPKSFVTKIQELPYWTRNNLITPLSAFWELTLKWVPKLNK; encoded by the exons ATGGCTGCTCCATTTAATCTAGAAGAAGGTCGATCTTCAACCAGACCTCCTCGTTTCAATGGACACttctacagttggtggaaatttagaatgcatgattttctCATGGCTGAAGACAGTGAGCTATGGGATATCGTCCTAGATGGACCATTTATTCCGATGATTGAAGAAAAGGATGGACAAAAAACCAGGCTTGTTCCAAAGcctagaaaaaaatatgatgaagctgATAGGAAGAAGATCGAAAAGGGTTACAAGGTAAAAACTCTTCTTGTCTGTGGGATAGAGCCAGATGAGTTCAACCGTGTCTCAGCCTGTGAGCCTGCAAAAGAAATCTGGGACTTCTTAAAAACAGCTCATGAGGGAACTGAACAAGTAAAAGAGTCCAAGATTGATATGCTCACTTCTTTGTATGAAAATTTCAAGATGAAAGAAGGAGAAATCATTCATGAGATGTTCACAAAATTGTCCTCCATTACCAACGAGTTGAGAAGCCTTGGAGAACCTATCAGCATGAGCAAGCAAGTCAGGAAAGTGCTTCGAATTCTTCCAAAGTCTTGGGAAAGCAAGGTTGATGCCATTACTGAAGCAAAAGATCTGAAAGTGCTGACAATGGATGCTTTCATTGGAAATCTGAAGACTCATGAGATGAATCGAAATCATGATCtgtcaaagaaggaagtcaaaaAGGATAAGTCCTTGATGCTGATATCAAAATCTGAGGAGGACTCCGgtgatgatgatatggcttATCTCATCAATAGATTTCAGAAAATtgtgagaaagaacaaaag AGAGTGTCCTTTACTCAAAACTGAAAATAAGGAATATCAAAAACCAAGAGGTGACAAAGAGAatagaagggacctggtactcaGTAAAAGTGATCGCAAAGCTGCTGCTGACTATGTGGTCAAAAAggctcttgctgcatggggAGACTCTTCAAGTGACTCAGAAGATCCTGATGAACCAAATGACGTGTCAATGGTGGTGGTTCATGAAGAGGAAACcatattcaatgaaat aacttTAGCAAATGTTATGATTGTTTCAGTAATTGAGTTAACCTCTGAAAGAGACATTATGAATGCTGAACTTGACAGTTTAactgaaaacaaagttaaattggaagaaaaaatgttgaaaatggaAGATAAAATGGCTTCTCTAGAGTCTGACAATACTGAACTTAAAAAACAGTTGTCTCAGATAAATGAAGAAGCTGAAAAGCTAAATGGAAGGTCAAATGGTTTACAAGTTGAAACTGAAGAAAAACTGAAAACTACTGAGATAAATCTGGGGTTGGCTTTGGAGAAGAGCAACAACTTAGAAAAGGATATTGCCAAACTTAaggaagaacttgaaaaatctcttaagtggacAAAATCTTCTAAGTTGCTGTCCAGTGTAATAAAtcagagtaatttcaataagaagGGTCTAGGAAGTTTGAATATCACTCCTCCCTTTAATCCTCACAGTAAGTATGTTtttgtgtctgacaatctgctTTGTCTTCACTGTGGTAAAAATGGGCATTTAAAGAAAGAGTGTACTGGCTGGAGAAAGTCTCATGAAAGACTCTTTAATTATACTGAGAAACAAAGAGTATCAAATGAGAGACCTGGTCCCCCAAAGCAAGTTTCAACTaaaagattttcaaagaaaaaatttgttTCTGGTCCAAAATCTTTTGTTACAAAGATCCAAGAACTACCCTATTGGACTAGAAACAATCTGATCACTCCCTTGTCTGCCTTCTGGGAACTCACattgaaatgggttcccaagcttAACAAGTGA